The genomic interval TAAccaattttcattattttaatgtGAGATTTTAAATGGTTTAATTTAAACTACACTTTTCAaacaaaccaaaccgaacacttgtacaaaaaaaaaactaacggaaaaATATAGATCAAGACACTAAGATGGCGTTCGGTAATGTTTTCatacatattttcattttttaaaaagaaaacaaatatggTAAAAATGTATTCGTTAATATTTCTTAAAATGcagaaaatgagaaatgaaaatattttcaacttttcctTTTGTAAAAGTGAAAACATTAATTTGACGTTTTTTACCCTTttgatttgcttattttcattttttaacttatttttaaaaactattttcaaaaatattacCGAGCGGGATTGACAACTAAACACGGACAACAAGATAAACCAATAtttagagaaagagaaaacaaaCGCAATAATGGATTATCTGAGTCACCTTTATATACCGAGTCCTAAGATATAAGACGAGGTGCTGATCGATGACAAATGTAACAAAATGCAAGACaatatttgatgaaatatgcaacaTGATACGATGATTGAGGAAGCTAAAGCCAAAATGTCTGATGATGTGCGAGGTTAACCTGGGGAGGCATACGAACGACTCTTTTGAAGTACGTAGATGGATCATCATCCAATAAAGGATAAGATCCCAACTTGGATGTCGTTATGGTTCTTTCCTAGCTCTCGATCACTCTATTTTCAGTAGAACATGCTGAATTACTGTACACCAAAGCTTCCTAACGAGAAGAGCTAGCTAGTGGCTAATATCCCCCTCCAGATATATTAGGTATGAGGGGAATTGATCGAGTTTAATCTAGAAAATTTTgatataattaagaaaaagGATGAACTTTTGTTCGAGTTTATCTGCAGTAGATGAACTTTGTTATAATTTGCGGTACATGTTTCACGCGGACAAGGAtgctaatatatatgtattcctCCTGTGTTGCAACGTAAAGGCATCGCAAAATCTTAATTTCCAACACTAATCTCTTATTAATTAAGTTTTGTATACACTGATAATCGATCGTACGTTCGTAACTCAAGTTCATTCTCCTAGTGCCAAGTTAGAATAGATAACGTTTTCCCTACCGATCTTCAATTCCTTTGTGGCGATATCATCTGACTCCATTGATTCGTTTTCCCTATCCAATACCACATAGCTACAAGCAAACACATGTCACTTAAGCACAGCACCACGAGAAATCTCATTCTAACGTGGCCGTCCATGCATGCAGATATATGCATGTTGTTTATGGCTTCTTCTGCCCTCTGAAACTCCACGTGTGACGTGCATGGAAGCTACACCCCTTCTCTGAAACTCCACCGTCCtcctttttttccttttaaaacTAGCTACAAGCCTCAACCCTTATCGAACTTGCTCATTTTCGATTGACTCTCATCACATtttcaaactttcaaattcaaaaatggCTGAAATTCGAGACGAGTTCGGCAATCCCGTCCCGCTCACCGACCAGTATGGCAACCCAGTTCAGCTGACTGACGAGCAGGGCCGCCCCATCCACCTCTCTGGCATCGCAACCACCGAGGGCTTCCAGGGTCAAACCATCCGACCCGGAGAGCGGCAGCAAACCACAGGCACAGGCACACAAGGCTCAGGGACTGGTCTCCACATCCCGGGTACAGGGTCACAGGTTCCCGGCACCGGTGTTCATGTTCCGGGGACCGGGACACACGTTCCCGGCACAGGTGCGCACATTCCGGGGATCGGCATGCACATCCCTGGCACAGGTGAACATGTTCCAGGGACAGGTGCACATGTTCTGGGGACAGCTGAGCATGTTCCAGGCACCGGTGCGCACGTACCAGGAACTGGAACCGAAAAACACAAAACTGTTGGTGAACATCTTAAACAGGAGCGCACCGATGTGACAGGCGAAGGGCGTCGCAGCTCTGGCTCTAGCTCCGTAAGTCGGTTTAATTTGTCCTTAATTGATCTTATATCTATAGTTATATACGTATATATTGTGCATGAGTTTGTAGCCGAGACTTGATCCTAATTAATTTGAATGCCCATGTATTGTACGTAGTCGGAGGAGGATGATGGGCAAGGAGGGAgggtgaggaagaagaaggggcTGAAGGAGAAGATAAAGGAAACCTTTGGTGGTAAGCACAAGGATGAGCATCAGCAGGCGGGGCCGACCTTCAAGACTCCGACAGTCACTCCACAGGAGCATGAAAAGAAAGGCATGATGGAGAAGATCAAGGAGAAGTTGCCTGGTCACCATTCCCACTGATGATGATCGAATGAAGTTCAATCATGCAGCTTAGTTCAGCTGCAAACCATTGTATCATAAACTAGAATGTGTTCGTGTCTAGCTAGTTGGGTGTGAATTAGTTGATGCATGGGAAGGCATTAATGTAATAATAAACGAGTTTGCTTAGTTCATGTAATGGTGTATTCTTTGTTAAATCAATTGCAAAAGGTTTGCTTTAGTCTCTTGGCACTTGCTTTAATATTCTGATTGTATGATTTATAAATACAATCTTATGTAAAAGTTAATAGACCGTAAACCGTTCCAAAGAAGTAGAAAGGAGCAATTATAATGTGAAATTGTGAATCCATCCCAGCATGTAGTTGATATAAGGTTCTTTCAAATAGATATATTACTTAGAAATACTGGTTAATTAGCCAAAATACAAGCCAACTATAATATTCACATTGTATATACTATATAGAGAATTGGCGTTTTCTTCAATCCTTTGCTTGGAATTGACAACTTTTTACTAAGCCAGACTATAGGATCGGCCCCGGTCAGATATATGAATCAACAGGCAAAgacaacacacacacacataagtGCCTAGGCCCGGAGGCTTTCTAGAGCAGTCGGGCCGCAAATTGGCGATGTATCCGGGATCCCAATGTTAGATCCAGAGGTTAGCTAGCAGTCGGGGCATCTGTGAATTGGTGGTGTATCCGGGATTCCGATGCTAGGTCCGGAGGCTGGCTAGCAGTCGGGGCATCCGCGAATTGACGATGTATCCAGGATACCAGTACTAGGGCCGGAGGCTAACTAGCAATCGGAGCATGCATGAATCTGGCATAAAATATAGATGCGAGAACCCATGGAGAATAAACCGTGGGTGTTAGAACTCATTGAGAATGAATTGAGGGTGTTAGAACCCGTGGGGAGAATGGCAATCAAAAGAGTGTCAGTCAAGTAAACATATgtaaaaatatgaataaagacaattatataatttgacaTGAAACGTAGTCATGAGGAGTCCACATAGAGACATGTCACAAGTGACCCACATAGGTATATAGCCGTATGGTGTTGCCTTTTAGGTATAGTCTTTTTAGGTGTTAGCCATGAGGTGTTATCGTGTAGCGTAATCGTGAGGTGTTACCATTTAGCGTGACCTATGTGAATATGTGCAAGTGTAGTAAGCTAGCATGCAAATAATATCGTAGCACATATGTTGCAGTGCGTAGCCATATGGTATAGTCTTGTAGCTGTAGCCATTTAGGTGTTAGCTGTGAGGAGTTACCGTGTGACGTAATCGTAAGGTTTTACCGTTTAGTGTGACCGATGTGCATATGTGCGGGTGTAACAAACATGCTCAAGAATAATGTAGCATATTTTTCACGGTGTATATATGGCGATAATGTAATTAAGATTCAAGAGTAGAGGGAAGCGTACCCGAAACTCTTGAAAATGCCGTAAATAGCATATAAAAAATAGAGTTAATGTATGAGACTCCATGTTGGCCATTATGCCCCGATAAAGCTCATGAATTTGTCCATATAAAAAAGCGTCCCGATGGTAGTTGTACCTCACCAGAGAAATGTACAAGTGTGCGTTGACAACTCCATGGCACTCAATCAAGGTAATTGTCAAGAAGAACTCGGTTGACGGACGCAATTGTCCATATAATAGGTGTAGTGGCGTGCCAAAAATATATTGACCCGCACGGGAAAACTAGAAACCGATACGCATGGGTGCCCATAGTATATTGCATCATTTACTCAAAAGTATCGTGTGTGTTTACACGGTAAGAGTCCCATGTATAATTGCAAATAGAGATGCAAAGTTGACCGGTTTACTTGCACGTTTTCGAGTTTTCGTCTGCGCCATTCTTCAGATATGGAGGAGTCCCCGATGCAGGGGCACCCAAAAGGGAGAAGTCAACGTCGGCTGAAGCTGGTTCCGGATCAGGAGCCTGAGATCTGGAGCAGTGGCGCTTGGTTATGGAGCTGTCAGGCTGAGAGTGGGAAATCCGGGTCAAGGAGACCTCGTGTTCCACCTCTGCCGTCCGGGCTAAGAAGGGCCGGGAGATAAAGCTGTTTGTTGGGGAATAGAGTGAAGACCGGGCTGGCCAGGGCATGAAGCTGGGTTGAGGAGCGGCTAGCCAGGGGATGGAGTAGGATTTGAGAGCGACTGGCCGGGGCATGAAACCAGGTTGAGGAGCGGCTGGCCGGGGCATGAAGCCAGGGAATGGGCAGCTCTGGATGAGAGTAGCCGGGCAGATGGACAGCTCCGGGCGGGAGAGAGGAAGGTGATGTGCCAAGTGTGGGAAGGGGCTGTAGAcgcatgaaatttaatgaagtaaatcatcttcattaaataattaaattgaccaagagcccgataaaattgcacacgtggcccaaaagtcaacaaagttggtgcggatccgaataaaactcgtgtcaacACATAAActgatgatcgtaatcgaagctacgtgattccgatgTAAAtcggaaaattgaatgtcattgacgattcaaaatggtaatcggacatttgattaaattaataaattccttaattAAGTCacttattttctgtttaatttagttatgagaataactaattttaaattaatcggaaaatacatattgatttaattatacaattaaagaatttattattttttagtgtcattaaaatattctacaaaatagaaactttgagactataaatacccctttcaACATAAAGAGAGGGGGGGATTTTTTGAgactggagaagaagagagaaaatcacttaagcaagatcactctcgacaaatcccgaagtctctcaagtccacgaagatcatcaaatccacgaagaatcgtcaagccaccaaatcgctcgttcttcatcaaatccaaatccaaactcaagtccacgaagaatcatcaagcggccaaatcgctcgttcttcatcaaatccaaatccaaatcaaactcaaattctcaagatcaagtgcacgtcacccttgagccaagtcatatacggagatagaatcagaggagttcacaattATTTCGGAGTGATGGGTCAGATGCAACAGAAATTCcttaattaagtcaattattttctgtttaatttagttatgagaataaataattttaaattaattggaaaatacatattgatttaattatacaattaaagaatttattatttttttagtgtcattaaaatattctacaaaatagaaactttaacactataaataccacTTTCAACATAAAGAGAGGGGAGATTTTTTTAgactggagaagaagagagaaaatcactttagcaagatcactctcgacaaatcccgaagtctctcaagtccacgaagaatcgtcaagccactaaatcgctcgttctttatcaaatccaaatccaaactcaagtccacgaagaatcatcaagcagccaaatcgctcgttcttcatcaaatccaaatccaaatccaaactcaagtccacgaagaatcatcaagcggccaaatcgctcgttcttcatcaaatccaaatccaaatcaaactcaaattctcaagatcaagtgcatgtcacccttgagccaagtcatatacagagatagaatcagaggagttcacaaagattgtaaccccgcgcttgatattcaataaattacattttatttgtacacgtgtctgcattctcttaTTGGTTTTCATATTATCGTTCTACATGGGCGACTGGCCGGGAGAGGGTGGCCAGTGGGGACTTGGTGCAGGTTGGTGACGCGTGGAAGTTTGTCCTGGAGAGATAGAGCTAGCTCATGGCTTGTGCCGGATAGAGCAGCCGGGAGGAGAGGTGAGGTGACGGACCCCAATCGATTCACCACTTTGTTTCTCAGCAAGAGTATGAAGTTGCAGCCAAGGCTAGAGGCTACACTACTACAAAAGGGTTGCCCACGTTCtcacaaaaaaattaatattatttcacACGAATGTGTATATGTGGTTAATTAATTCAAAGTCCCCATATTTAGCATTAAATCTGAGTCACCCAGAATTTTTAATCTTTGTTTTGTTAGATgccaacatttttttttattttttcactaTTTAAGACTCTCTCCTAAGTGTTCCCTTCCCAATTTGATAcattagaagaagaaaaaaaaggtcagATCCCTAAAATCCTCAtctctaatttttttcaaaTCTCAACCCCAAGGTTTTTCAAATTTGGATTTACTCCATCATCGATTGATGATGGAGACCTCCTACATCATCAAACAAGCCACCAATCAATGGCCTCGTCGTTGCTCTTCTCGTCACCAGAACCCCGGCTCGAATCATCAGAGGTGACAGAGATCACAGGGTACCTCGAACCTTATCTTACTAACTATTTTGTTCGATTACTTCAGTCacagtttttttatttcagggtttttttttcctttttagatTCAGGCTTGTTCTTAGCGATTTTTTTGTGGAGCGTTGCTCAAGCGGATTGCTTACTATTCTTATATAGAATAAACAACAGAggctttgatttttttgtcGGTAACTTTGCCTTTTGatcaaagttagaaataaCGGCATTGttgttgtgattttgattAAGAAGAATATTATCATTCATTCCAGTTTAATCACGTTTGATCTATGCACTTTGCATTGGGTGTTCCAACTTGCTTGCAACAAAGATTTTGTGATCCTTATAGTTCAACTGTTATTGCCCTTTTAAGAGGTGAGTACGTACCATATGTTTCCAGGTTGTCTTTGATATAGCTTAGAACTAaattaggttgttgtgatCTAAGTTGTGAATAaattgcctttttttttcattaactatgtttttaaaattcatatgttgatgatataatTGTTTATTGATTACCTAGTACCAAAGTGAAATTGGGTTTGCAACAAAGAGTATGCCAACCTTGTTGTGACTACTAGCTTTTTAATGTACATTAGTGTTGACATTTATGTATGCAAAAACTATTGTAACTAGGAGACCAATCATAACACTTCATGATTATATTGTAAATGCAAGACAATGTTGCCATTTTTATGATACTGATATTATAATAATGGTT from Argentina anserina chromosome 2, drPotAnse1.1, whole genome shotgun sequence carries:
- the LOC126783863 gene encoding probable dehydrin LEA; translated protein: MAEIRDEFGNPVPLTDQYGNPVQLTDEQGRPIHLSGIATTEGFQGQTIRPGERQQTTGTGTQGSGTGLHIPGTGSQVPGTGVHVPGTGTHVPGTGAHIPGIGMHIPGTGEHVPGTGAHVLGTAEHVPGTGAHVPGTGTEKHKTVGEHLKQERTDVTGEGRRSSGSSSSEEDDGQGGRVRKKKGLKEKIKETFGGKHKDEHQQAGPTFKTPTVTPQEHEKKGMMEKIKEKLPGHHSH